Proteins encoded by one window of Prosthecobacter debontii:
- a CDS encoding TVP38/TMEM64 family protein, which produces MASRRSTWAFIGLLSLLLAGIIVPFMIWGEKFDAVLTLEGARQWMESFGPWAWLAGIGLLIADIALPIPSTVVMSALGWMYGWLLGGLIAAAGSFASGIVAYGLCRWLGRSAALKIAGEDALERGAAFFARRGGIVVTVSRWMPVLPEAISCLAGLVKMRWSVFVLSLACGSLPLGFAFAAIGHLGHASPGAAIALSALLPVLLWSLSRRWLK; this is translated from the coding sequence ATGGCCTCACGACGCAGCACCTGGGCTTTCATCGGGCTTCTCAGTCTCCTCCTGGCAGGCATCATCGTGCCTTTCATGATCTGGGGCGAGAAGTTCGATGCGGTGCTGACCCTTGAAGGGGCTCGCCAGTGGATGGAGAGCTTTGGCCCCTGGGCGTGGCTGGCTGGTATCGGCCTCCTGATCGCTGACATCGCGCTCCCCATTCCCAGCACGGTGGTCATGTCCGCCCTCGGGTGGATGTATGGCTGGCTGCTGGGAGGCCTCATCGCGGCAGCAGGTTCCTTTGCCTCAGGCATCGTCGCCTACGGCCTCTGCCGCTGGCTTGGGCGGTCGGCCGCTTTGAAAATCGCAGGAGAGGACGCACTTGAGCGCGGTGCCGCGTTTTTTGCCCGCCGGGGCGGCATCGTCGTCACGGTCTCGCGTTGGATGCCCGTTTTACCTGAAGCGATCTCTTGTCTTGCGGGACTGGTGAAAATGCGCTGGAGCGTTTTTGTTCTATCGCTGGCCTGCGGCTCACTTCCCCTCGGGTTTGCTTTTGCGGCCATCGGTCATCTCGGTCACGCCAGCCCTGGAGCGGCCATTGCCCTGAGCGCTCTTCTGCCCGTGCTGCTTTGGTCCCTCTCGCGCCGCTGGCTGAAGTAA
- the fabG gene encoding 3-oxoacyl-[acyl-carrier-protein] reductase, whose protein sequence is MGKLQDKVAVVTGAGRGIGKAIAEKFASEGAKVAIISRTEANSQAAAEAINAQFPGAAKGYAVDVANGTATAELGKTILADFDHVDILVNNAGVTKDGLLLRMSEEDWDFVVDTNLKGAFNMVKAFQRSLLKQKGARIINVASVIGLIGNAGQANYAASKAGLIGFTKSLAREFAGRGVTANVIAPGFITTDMTGVLDEKVKTAVLEKIPLGDFGQADDIAAAATFLASGEARYITGQVLAVDGGMVM, encoded by the coding sequence ATGGGTAAACTCCAAGACAAAGTCGCAGTCGTCACCGGTGCCGGACGTGGCATCGGCAAAGCCATCGCTGAAAAATTCGCCTCCGAAGGCGCTAAGGTCGCCATCATCAGCCGCACCGAAGCGAATTCTCAAGCCGCCGCTGAAGCCATCAACGCCCAATTCCCGGGTGCCGCTAAGGGCTACGCGGTGGATGTGGCCAATGGCACCGCCACTGCTGAACTGGGCAAGACGATCTTGGCCGACTTCGACCACGTGGACATCCTGGTGAACAACGCGGGTGTGACCAAAGATGGCTTGCTCCTGCGCATGAGTGAAGAGGATTGGGACTTCGTGGTGGATACCAACCTCAAAGGGGCCTTCAACATGGTGAAAGCCTTCCAGCGCAGCCTGCTGAAGCAGAAAGGCGCGCGTATCATCAACGTCGCCTCCGTGATCGGGCTCATCGGCAATGCAGGCCAAGCCAACTACGCCGCTTCGAAAGCCGGCCTGATCGGCTTCACCAAGTCCCTCGCCCGTGAATTTGCAGGCCGCGGTGTCACCGCCAACGTCATCGCCCCCGGTTTCATCACGACCGATATGACCGGCGTCTTGGATGAAAAAGTGAAGACGGCGGTGCTGGAAAAAATCCCGCTCGGAGACTTCGGCCAAGCCGACGACATCGCTGCCGCAGCGACCTTCCTGGCCAGCGGTGAAGCCCGCTACATCACGGGACAGGTCCTCGCCGTGGATGGCGGTATGGTGATGTAA
- a CDS encoding alpha/beta hydrolase produces MKRPFLCLAMLACAIPWLTAQDSSNVKPKRKAAAASKGPQQPLGESLIYKTIEGKDLHLYVMKPQDWQASDKRPAAVFFHGGGWKAGNASQFNYQGHHLTTRGMVVVQVQYRLIQQDGEIPLKAAADARSAMRWVRAHASELGIDPNRIAAGGGSAGGHLAAYVGMVDGADDPSDDLKVSPKPNALLLFNPALLHGQERATLTPEIRAKLAPISPWKAATPDDPPGLILVGSEDGILKPDKVKEFQDMCHAVGVRMEAVIYPGEGHGFFGLNKSRERFFDTVREMEKFLASLGWISGPPTLTQENVLDYVKQIKMSASR; encoded by the coding sequence ATGAAACGCCCCTTTCTCTGCCTTGCGATGCTGGCCTGCGCGATACCGTGGCTCACCGCACAGGATAGTTCGAATGTGAAACCCAAGCGTAAGGCAGCCGCAGCCAGCAAGGGCCCGCAGCAGCCACTGGGAGAGTCGTTGATTTACAAAACGATCGAAGGCAAAGATCTCCACCTCTATGTGATGAAGCCTCAGGATTGGCAGGCTTCAGACAAACGCCCCGCCGCCGTCTTTTTCCACGGCGGAGGATGGAAAGCGGGCAATGCTTCCCAATTCAATTATCAGGGTCATCATCTGACCACCCGTGGGATGGTGGTGGTGCAGGTGCAATACCGGCTGATCCAGCAAGATGGAGAGATTCCGCTGAAAGCCGCCGCAGATGCGCGCTCGGCCATGCGCTGGGTGCGCGCGCATGCGAGTGAGCTGGGGATTGATCCGAATCGCATCGCCGCCGGAGGAGGCTCGGCGGGAGGTCACTTAGCCGCCTATGTCGGGATGGTGGACGGTGCTGATGACCCATCAGACGACCTCAAAGTATCTCCGAAGCCCAATGCACTCCTGCTCTTCAATCCAGCGCTGCTGCATGGCCAAGAACGCGCAACACTCACCCCTGAAATCAGGGCTAAGCTAGCTCCGATCTCGCCATGGAAAGCGGCTACCCCAGATGATCCGCCTGGCCTCATCCTGGTCGGCTCCGAAGACGGCATTTTGAAACCCGACAAGGTCAAGGAATTCCAGGACATGTGCCACGCCGTCGGTGTGCGCATGGAGGCCGTGATCTATCCAGGTGAAGGCCACGGCTTTTTTGGTCTGAACAAATCCCGAGAGCGCTTTTTCGATACCGTCAGGGAGATGGAGAAGTTTCTCGCCTCTCTGGGCTGGATCAGCGGCCCACCGACCCTGACCCAGGAGAATGTGCTGGACTACGTGAAGCAGATCAAAATGTCCGCTTCCCGCTGA
- the tnpA gene encoding IS200/IS605 family transposase, with amino-acid sequence MADSFHSLTYHLIWSTKNRTACLSEMLQPRLWEYLAGIAHQKKMQPLCVGGWFDHVHALVRLPPNLDVSKAIQWLKGPSSKWLHETFPHELGAFEWQDGYGAFSVSQSQVGEVFEYIKNQRQHHRTKTFQEEFVAFLERHGIEWKPEYIWG; translated from the coding sequence ATGGCCGATTCATTTCACAGCCTGACGTATCATCTGATCTGGAGCACCAAGAATCGGACGGCTTGTTTATCAGAGATGCTGCAACCTCGTCTGTGGGAATACCTCGCTGGAATCGCCCATCAGAAGAAAATGCAACCGCTGTGCGTTGGTGGTTGGTTCGATCATGTCCATGCGCTGGTTCGCTTGCCGCCCAATTTGGATGTGAGTAAGGCGATTCAATGGCTCAAAGGCCCTTCTTCCAAGTGGCTTCATGAAACCTTTCCACACGAGCTGGGTGCCTTTGAATGGCAAGATGGTTATGGCGCTTTTTCTGTCAGCCAATCGCAGGTTGGAGAGGTGTTCGAGTATATCAAGAACCAGAGACAGCATCATCGAACCAAAACCTTTCAAGAAGAGTTCGTCGCGTTTTTGGAACGTCATGGGATCGAGTGGAAGCCTGAGTATATTTGGGGGTAA
- a CDS encoding Gfo/Idh/MocA family protein, with protein MKKYNVGIIGYGWAATAHIDAINATQQAQVTAIYSSRPLDSAELSAKHGGEIKAYQNLDAMMSDPDIHVVDITSYPSQHRNQAVAAANAKKHIILEKPMANSLQEVREIVAAANANGVKGCVCFECRFSGQFQSTKAILDQGLLGDLHYGEVDYYHGIGPWYGQFRWNIGKKDGGSALLTAGCHALDALLMVMPGEVESVTSFSTKSKSEIFAPYEYDTTSVTLVKFKNGAVGKTAAVVDCLQPYYFHTHLVGSQGSLLDNKIHSNKLKSDKKAWGSLSMHMLDSGDVNDHPYQNQFQAFFDALDQGKDMPLTSFNESLRSFEVIFASDKSAELGGKPVTIAELD; from the coding sequence ATGAAAAAATACAACGTCGGCATCATCGGATACGGCTGGGCAGCCACTGCGCACATTGACGCGATCAATGCAACCCAGCAGGCCCAGGTCACCGCCATCTACTCCTCTCGTCCGCTGGACAGCGCAGAACTCAGCGCCAAGCATGGGGGTGAAATCAAAGCTTACCAGAACCTGGATGCCATGATGTCTGACCCTGACATCCATGTGGTGGACATCACCAGCTACCCCAGCCAGCACCGCAACCAGGCCGTGGCTGCGGCGAATGCCAAAAAACACATCATCCTGGAAAAACCCATGGCCAACTCCCTGCAAGAAGTGCGGGAGATCGTCGCCGCGGCCAACGCCAATGGCGTGAAGGGCTGCGTGTGCTTCGAGTGCCGCTTCTCGGGCCAATTCCAATCCACCAAAGCCATCCTCGATCAAGGCCTGCTCGGTGATCTTCACTATGGCGAAGTGGACTACTACCACGGCATCGGCCCTTGGTATGGTCAGTTCCGCTGGAACATCGGTAAGAAAGACGGCGGCAGCGCCCTTCTCACCGCCGGCTGCCATGCTCTGGATGCCCTGCTCATGGTCATGCCCGGTGAAGTGGAAAGCGTCACCAGCTTCAGCACGAAGTCCAAGAGCGAGATCTTCGCCCCCTATGAGTATGACACCACCAGCGTCACTCTGGTGAAGTTCAAAAACGGGGCTGTGGGTAAAACCGCCGCCGTGGTGGACTGCCTGCAGCCCTACTACTTCCACACTCATCTCGTGGGCAGTCAGGGCAGCCTGCTGGACAATAAGATCCATTCCAACAAGCTGAAGTCCGACAAAAAAGCCTGGGGCAGCCTGTCCATGCACATGCTCGATTCTGGAGACGTGAATGATCACCCCTATCAGAACCAGTTCCAAGCCTTCTTCGACGCTCTTGACCAGGGCAAGGACATGCCTCTCACCAGCTTCAATGAATCCCTGCGCAGCTTTGAAGTCATCTTCGCCTCCGATAAGAGCGCTGAGCTCGGTGGCAAACCGGTGACGATTGCTGAGCTGGACTAA
- a CDS encoding ABC transporter permease, whose amino-acid sequence MNLRVIWALVLRYIFLYTRNPVRLVEMVFWPVVDLLVWGNLTLFLQRNSSHQFGNDILFLLGAMILWDIMFRAQQGVAISFLEDVWTRNLLNVFVAPVRTSEYLAATFAVGVLRILVTGVVLGSIAWFGYAFNVFVLEWWLVPFFLNLMLFGWALGMISTALILRWGQAAESLAWAVPFFIQPAVAVFYPVADMPTWSQPIAWAFPATYIFEGMREVMWTGTMNLTLLVQAFTLNLVYLAAAGGLFLWILRLTRKRGLLTKFATQ is encoded by the coding sequence ATGAACTTGAGAGTTATTTGGGCCTTGGTGCTCCGCTACATTTTTCTCTACACGCGCAACCCCGTGCGTCTCGTGGAGATGGTCTTCTGGCCTGTCGTGGATCTACTCGTCTGGGGAAATTTAACCCTATTCCTTCAGCGCAACAGCAGCCATCAGTTTGGCAATGATATCCTTTTCTTGTTAGGCGCAATGATCCTATGGGACATCATGTTCCGTGCTCAACAAGGGGTCGCCATCTCCTTTCTGGAGGACGTCTGGACACGCAATCTTCTCAACGTATTCGTCGCCCCAGTGCGCACCTCGGAGTATCTTGCGGCGACCTTTGCCGTAGGCGTGCTGCGTATTTTGGTCACCGGTGTCGTGTTGGGATCCATTGCCTGGTTTGGTTATGCCTTCAATGTCTTTGTGCTGGAATGGTGGTTGGTGCCGTTCTTCCTCAACCTCATGCTCTTTGGCTGGGCACTTGGTATGATCTCTACCGCCCTCATTCTGCGCTGGGGACAGGCCGCCGAATCCCTGGCCTGGGCCGTGCCGTTTTTCATTCAGCCAGCGGTGGCCGTGTTTTATCCCGTGGCCGATATGCCCACATGGTCTCAACCCATTGCTTGGGCATTCCCGGCCACTTACATTTTTGAGGGCATGCGCGAGGTGATGTGGACTGGCACAATGAACCTAACCCTGCTAGTCCAGGCCTTTACGCTGAATTTGGTCTACCTAGCCGCAGCTGGTGGTCTTTTCCTCTGGATCCTGCGCCTGACCCGGAAGCGTGGCCTGCTGACCAAATTTGCCACTCAGTAG
- a CDS encoding ABC transporter ATP-binding protein, with protein sequence MSATDTREVILEARDLTREFDGVKALDRFSFKLHRGEILGLLGANGAGKTTAMNCLLGLTLPTSGDLFAFGKPLQKHRIEILKKTNFSSAYVALPGNLKVWQNLIVFAQIYGVKNPKQKINDLLEMLEVSHLRNRVTGQLSAGESTRVNLCKAFLNDPELLMLDEPTASLDPDIADKVRKVVRKVQSDRDIGILYTSHNMRDIEEVCDRVIFLHKGKIVAEGTPDQIVQKFSETSLEDVFIKIARSGDLEA encoded by the coding sequence ATGTCAGCCACCGACACGCGCGAAGTCATTTTGGAAGCCCGCGATCTCACCCGTGAATTCGACGGAGTGAAGGCCCTGGACCGTTTTTCCTTCAAGCTGCACCGGGGAGAGATCCTAGGCCTGCTGGGAGCCAATGGCGCGGGCAAGACCACGGCCATGAATTGCCTGCTGGGCCTCACCCTTCCCACCTCCGGTGATTTGTTTGCCTTCGGCAAGCCTCTGCAAAAGCATCGCATCGAGATTCTCAAGAAGACCAACTTTTCCTCGGCTTATGTCGCGCTGCCTGGAAACCTCAAAGTCTGGCAAAATCTCATCGTCTTTGCCCAGATCTACGGCGTGAAGAACCCCAAGCAGAAAATCAATGATCTGCTGGAGATGCTGGAAGTCAGTCATCTGAGAAACCGCGTCACAGGCCAGCTTTCCGCCGGTGAATCCACCCGTGTGAATTTGTGCAAGGCTTTCCTCAACGATCCCGAATTGCTGATGCTGGATGAACCCACAGCAAGCCTGGACCCGGACATCGCCGACAAGGTGCGCAAGGTCGTGCGCAAGGTGCAGAGTGACCGCGACATCGGCATCCTCTACACCAGCCACAACATGCGCGACATCGAGGAAGTCTGTGACCGCGTGATCTTCCTGCACAAAGGCAAGATCGTCGCCGAAGGCACACCCGATCAGATCGTGCAGAAGTTCTCCGAAACATCGCTGGAGGATGTCTTCATCAAGATCGCCCGCAGTGGGGATCTGGAGGCGTGA
- a CDS encoding FAD-dependent oxidoreductase: MKRLWLLLAAFVAPLHAATESDVIVYGATPGGFCAAIAAAREGASVILLEPTDHVGGVNTGGLSFSDSNQTVRSTVMGLFDEWHSRVEKDYQARGIELPYKVSVKDQSKWTYEPSVAMRITQQMLDEAKVQVLTQRVLKSTVKEGARITSVQTTNGEFKARVFVDATYEGDLMAAAGVSWTIGREGKKAYGESYAGKQYPKTKMPINGFDAEGKLLPLLTTDDAGPEEDGDQNVMVYSFRLCVTKEAANRVPFPQPANYDPARFEAVRRYFAVEKRPHILWDLYELPNKKFDANNGIGKQFSMGLVGACNGWSEADEAGRAKIWEEHKQYTLELYHFLTTDPAVPEHLRQELGEYGLCKDEFPAYDHWSPQLYVREGRRMKGLYVLSQRDILEQPEKEDPIVISSFPIDSHDCQRVALKDGGVINEGTIMPVRIPGRRHGYAYQVPYRSILPEAKECDNLLVPVALSCTHVAISSIRVEPTWMILGQSAGIAAALAAKQDTTVQALPYPALKERLLAQKQVLDLPMLPELPPEPKGPVSIAPASLPGLVLDDAQAELVGSWSSSSGFKPYIGTGYMHDNQVGNGRSKAIFRFKAPQAGDYEVRMAYSAHATRAQKVPVLIVSGGKETTLLADQTQPLPSGEAFRSIGRVTLSQEGESTITVSNAGTEGFVIMDALQLLPVLKP, from the coding sequence ATGAAAAGACTCTGGCTCCTTCTCGCCGCCTTCGTGGCGCCTTTACACGCCGCCACGGAATCCGATGTCATCGTTTATGGCGCGACACCTGGGGGCTTCTGTGCTGCGATTGCAGCGGCTCGTGAAGGGGCATCCGTGATTTTGCTGGAGCCGACGGATCATGTCGGGGGCGTTAATACCGGTGGTTTGAGCTTCAGCGACTCCAATCAGACGGTGCGCAGCACGGTGATGGGCCTCTTTGATGAATGGCATAGCCGGGTCGAAAAGGACTATCAAGCACGAGGGATCGAGCTGCCGTATAAGGTCAGCGTCAAAGATCAGAGCAAGTGGACCTATGAACCCAGCGTGGCCATGCGCATCACGCAGCAAATGCTGGATGAAGCCAAGGTGCAGGTGCTGACCCAGCGAGTGCTGAAGAGCACCGTGAAGGAAGGCGCACGCATCACCTCGGTGCAGACGACGAATGGCGAGTTCAAGGCGCGGGTGTTTGTCGATGCCACCTATGAAGGGGACCTGATGGCGGCTGCCGGGGTGAGCTGGACCATAGGACGCGAGGGGAAAAAAGCGTATGGGGAGTCCTACGCTGGGAAACAGTATCCCAAGACAAAGATGCCTATCAACGGCTTCGATGCCGAGGGTAAGCTGCTGCCTTTGCTGACCACCGATGATGCGGGCCCTGAAGAGGATGGCGATCAAAACGTCATGGTTTACAGCTTCCGTCTCTGCGTGACCAAGGAGGCAGCTAACCGTGTGCCTTTCCCTCAGCCTGCGAACTATGATCCCGCTCGTTTCGAGGCGGTGCGTCGTTATTTTGCTGTTGAAAAGCGCCCGCACATCCTTTGGGACCTTTACGAACTGCCTAACAAAAAATTTGATGCGAATAATGGCATCGGTAAACAGTTCTCCATGGGCTTGGTCGGTGCCTGCAACGGCTGGAGTGAGGCCGATGAAGCCGGACGTGCGAAGATCTGGGAGGAGCACAAACAATACACGCTGGAACTCTACCACTTCCTGACCACCGATCCTGCGGTGCCGGAGCATCTGCGCCAGGAGCTGGGCGAGTATGGTTTGTGCAAAGATGAGTTCCCCGCCTATGACCACTGGTCCCCGCAGCTTTATGTGCGTGAAGGTCGCCGTATGAAGGGCCTGTATGTGCTGTCTCAGAGAGACATCTTGGAGCAGCCGGAAAAGGAGGATCCGATTGTGATTTCTTCCTTCCCGATCGATTCCCACGACTGCCAGCGTGTGGCGTTGAAAGACGGCGGGGTGATCAATGAGGGCACCATCATGCCCGTGCGTATTCCTGGTCGCCGACATGGTTATGCCTATCAGGTGCCGTATCGCAGCATCCTGCCTGAGGCCAAGGAATGTGATAACCTGCTGGTGCCTGTGGCGCTCTCCTGCACGCATGTGGCCATCTCCTCCATTCGTGTGGAGCCGACCTGGATGATTCTGGGCCAGAGTGCAGGCATCGCGGCCGCTCTTGCCGCCAAGCAAGACACCACTGTGCAGGCTCTGCCTTATCCAGCGCTCAAGGAGCGTTTGTTGGCTCAGAAGCAGGTGCTGGATCTCCCGATGCTGCCTGAACTGCCACCGGAGCCGAAAGGTCCGGTGAGCATCGCTCCAGCCTCTTTGCCCGGGCTTGTTTTGGATGATGCCCAAGCCGAGTTGGTGGGAAGCTGGAGCAGCTCATCAGGCTTTAAGCCCTACATCGGCACGGGTTACATGCATGATAACCAAGTGGGCAATGGACGATCGAAAGCGATCTTCCGCTTCAAGGCACCTCAAGCGGGCGACTATGAAGTGCGCATGGCTTACTCAGCCCACGCGACACGGGCTCAAAAAGTGCCTGTTCTCATTGTGAGTGGTGGCAAAGAAACGACACTGCTGGCGGATCAAACGCAGCCGCTGCCCAGTGGTGAAGCCTTCCGCAGCATCGGACGCGTGACTCTTTCCCAGGAAGGGGAGAGTACGATTACGGTGAGCAATGCAGGCACGGAGGGATTTGTGATCATGGATGCTCTGCAACTGCTACCTGTGCTGAAGCCCTAA
- a CDS encoding QcrA and Rieske domain-containing protein gives MSSSPCRTCLRPCNATKPERSPPSLELLSRREWVKRFALGSAVALGSAWKGQLLADISPTTASSNIITLKIGSYAALQNSYGSMRFSIFGESVPDGVILVTRAPGNVFHVVSAHCTHEGCTVEAYNPNASVPSIECLCHGSVYDIQGRVITGAMDNQEDLPTYNTTYANGDLHIEIPNLNLKVNQVTLASFSGNNKRLRLSFPARKGGIYKLSYTPDLKTAPTSVMFSTTANGAINTSQVIQSADATRHLWVASTAKRGFYLVELLVQVY, from the coding sequence ATGTCATCTTCCCCCTGCCGCACCTGCCTCCGGCCCTGCAACGCGACCAAGCCTGAGCGTTCACCCCCATCGCTGGAATTGTTGTCTCGGCGTGAATGGGTCAAACGCTTTGCCTTAGGGTCTGCCGTGGCTCTCGGGTCGGCATGGAAGGGCCAGCTCTTGGCGGATATCTCGCCAACCACAGCCTCCAGCAATATCATCACGCTCAAGATCGGCAGCTATGCGGCGCTGCAAAACAGCTATGGCTCCATGCGCTTCTCGATTTTTGGGGAGAGTGTGCCCGATGGGGTGATCCTCGTCACCCGGGCTCCGGGGAATGTTTTTCATGTCGTCAGTGCGCATTGCACTCACGAAGGCTGCACGGTGGAAGCTTACAATCCCAATGCCAGCGTCCCCTCCATTGAATGCCTTTGCCACGGGTCCGTTTATGACATCCAAGGCCGAGTCATTACCGGCGCCATGGATAACCAAGAAGACCTGCCGACCTACAACACAACGTATGCAAACGGGGACCTGCACATTGAGATTCCGAATTTAAACCTCAAGGTCAACCAAGTCACACTGGCGTCATTCAGCGGTAACAACAAGCGTCTCCGCCTCAGCTTCCCTGCACGAAAAGGAGGCATTTATAAACTCAGCTACACTCCTGATCTGAAGACCGCTCCCACATCCGTGATGTTCTCCACGACAGCCAATGGCGCCATCAATACGTCTCAAGTGATTCAAAGTGCCGATGCCACCCGTCATTTGTGGGTGGCCTCGACAGCGAAACGTGGGTTTTACCTCGTGGAGTTGCTCGTGCAGGTTTACTGA
- a CDS encoding acyl-CoA thioesterase, translated as MHRHTFTDRVQFADTDMAGIVHFSNFFRYMERVEHDFFRALGMSIWDKAAEIPVEERVGWPRVHVSCDFKAPLVFEEEFTMELLVVEIRSKTIRYLIRFWKQNGELSAVGQLVAASVRRDEHGKLKAVPIPERIRQRISVAPPELLKLD; from the coding sequence ATGCACCGCCATACCTTTACCGACCGAGTTCAGTTCGCCGATACGGACATGGCGGGCATCGTTCATTTCTCCAACTTCTTCCGCTACATGGAGCGGGTGGAGCATGACTTCTTCCGGGCCTTAGGCATGTCCATCTGGGACAAAGCCGCCGAGATCCCCGTCGAGGAGCGTGTCGGCTGGCCTCGTGTGCATGTCTCCTGCGATTTCAAAGCCCCGCTGGTCTTTGAAGAAGAATTCACCATGGAGCTTCTCGTGGTGGAGATTCGCAGCAAGACGATTCGTTATCTCATCCGCTTCTGGAAACAGAACGGCGAGCTGAGCGCCGTGGGTCAACTCGTCGCTGCCAGCGTCCGCCGAGATGAGCATGGCAAACTGAAAGCGGTGCCCATCCCCGAACGCATTCGCCAGCGCATCAGTGTCGCTCCGCCAGAGTTGTTAAAGCTCGACTAA
- the argF gene encoding ornithine carbamoyltransferase: MKHLLSIEQLSGAEIEHLLEQAAVLKKNRKSSPQVLAGQQWALIFSKSSTRTRVSFEVGVRELGGQVMFLSSADIQLGRGEPIKDTARVLGRMIDGAIIRTFAQQDVVDFAEYSGIPTINALTDDEHPCQILADLQTINERFGSWKGKRVSFLGDGDCNVARSWIWASARLGFELVIGAPKEFQPAADFMAKIPGNTVTITDDPKVSVEGIDAIYTDVWVSMGKEEEAAGRIETLRPWQINAELMKHAKPEAIVMHCLPAYRGKEITEEVLEFQAPVIFDQAENRLHAQKAVLVAVAEA, translated from the coding sequence ATGAAACATCTCCTTTCCATCGAGCAGCTCAGTGGAGCCGAAATCGAACATTTGCTCGAACAAGCCGCCGTCCTGAAGAAGAACCGCAAATCGTCTCCTCAGGTGTTAGCCGGACAGCAATGGGCCCTGATTTTCTCCAAGTCTTCCACCCGCACTCGGGTGAGCTTCGAGGTCGGTGTGCGCGAGCTCGGTGGTCAGGTCATGTTCCTCTCCAGTGCCGACATTCAGTTAGGCCGTGGAGAGCCGATCAAGGACACCGCGCGTGTGCTGGGCCGCATGATTGATGGAGCCATCATCCGCACCTTCGCTCAGCAGGATGTCGTGGACTTTGCCGAATACAGCGGCATCCCCACCATCAACGCCCTGACCGACGATGAGCATCCTTGCCAGATCCTGGCCGACCTCCAGACGATCAACGAGCGTTTTGGAAGCTGGAAAGGCAAGCGCGTCAGCTTCCTCGGCGATGGCGACTGCAACGTCGCTCGCTCCTGGATCTGGGCCAGTGCCCGACTGGGTTTTGAGCTGGTCATCGGGGCACCAAAAGAGTTCCAGCCTGCGGCGGATTTCATGGCCAAGATCCCTGGCAACACCGTGACCATCACGGATGATCCCAAGGTCTCGGTGGAAGGCATTGACGCCATCTACACCGATGTCTGGGTGAGCATGGGCAAGGAAGAAGAAGCCGCTGGCCGCATCGAAACCCTGCGCCCCTGGCAGATCAATGCCGAGCTGATGAAGCACGCCAAGCCAGAGGCCATCGTCATGCACTGCCTGCCTGCCTATCGCGGCAAGGAGATCACCGAAGAAGTGCTCGAGTTTCAGGCTCCTGTCATCTTCGACCAAGCCGAGAACCGCCTGCATGCCCAGAAAGCCGTGCTGGTGGCCGTGGCTGAAGCGTAA